Part of the Drosophila pseudoobscura strain MV-25-SWS-2005 chromosome 2, UCI_Dpse_MV25, whole genome shotgun sequence genome, GGCAATTTGATGTCTCAATTCAGCAGCAGGTACGAGCATTGTCAGATTGAGGAACCTGCTGGATGTGGAAGGTCTTTAGCATGAGATTCGCATAAATCAAGTTCAAAGGTTGCCATACGATTGATTCTGAGGCATAATTTATGGATTTTATTGAAccattttattgatttctcGATCTCGATCGACTAGCACTTATCCTTCCACCTGCACCTTGTCACCACATCGATGGAAAGTGCCCCAGAGCAAAGTTCCTTCGGGTACCACTAACAAAAAGTGTCTTAGAAATCTCTTTATTCTACCCGTTTCTGGGTTTGACCATGATCCATCATCATGATACATCATTTTACTATTGATTCACAGAGATAGACTACTGTAGATTGTGTGAAAAGAAGCGGGAATCATCGGAAAACGTCCTACAGATAGAGATCTCCATATCTTTAGGGGGTGCGCAACGGTGCCTCTTCCCTCTCTTGGGAAATAAGACTTGACTTCATTAAAGATCTGCATACCAAATGGTCAAAGTGTAGTATGGCCTTGTTTTAGTAATAATACACACTGATACACAACCGACTAGCTCGATCCATTGGATTCCATTAGATAATTATTATAAAGTGGAATTAGTTGAACTTATTAACGATATCGTTATTGGATATTAATGCCTTTCTACTACCTTTTTTCCAAAGTCTCATTCGTTCTATCCTTAGTGATTGATAGCTAAGTCGATCTATCAGTCACCAACCATCCCTTCCACCATTGACTCATTCTCTGTTCATCTGGTACTTTCTCGCTTATCAGATCGAGACTTTGATCCATCCATCACGCTGTTACTTGCGATTCCAAACGCATACCTTTGATTGATATATCAATCGACATGTATAACAATAATTATGCTTAAAGCGTACATGTACTGCGCCCTCTCCGCATCCGATCAGCCCTTTCCCTCGCCCCAAGAGCGGGGATTGTCGTTGGGTTGGGTGTGTCAGAGTTAGAGGAACTTCTTCTGTTCGGTGAGGATTTTTCCACGATTCGTacattgtattgtattgtccAGCTTGAAACGTGTCTGTGCCTCTTTGTTTGCTCTCCATTCCTATGTTGCATTACTCATACGTCATGTGGCCGCTGAAGTGAACGTCATGAATGCAATTCTAGAGTCGTTTGGTTGGGCTTTGTTGCTGGCTTTGGctgtatttttattgattttaatttaacacaaattgcttttgttgctgcctcaaTAGACTAGAATTGATTGTTTCTGCCTGGTACCGGAGAATGTGGCTGGGGAATGTGGGGAATGTGCTAAATGCTGGGCGAGCCATAGCGGAAATATTCAAACCATTTTCCTTTCCCTATTCCTTATTGCAGATTAAAAGCGAAGAAGTCGTAGAGGCCTACATCGAACGCTGTCGGCAGGTGAGAGCCACTTCCAAAGGAGCTGGGCACGGATGCTGGGCTCGGTACTAATGGAATGCACGTTCCTTTACAGGTGAACCCACTGATCAATGCCATTGTCCAGGATCGATTCGAGGAGGCGCTGGAAGAGGCCCGCGAGATAGACAATGTCATCGCCATGGGCATCAACAGCGTGGAGTCGATGGAGGAGCATACGCCCCTGCTGGGCATTCCGGTGACCGTCAAGGAGAGCATCGCCGTCAAGGGCATGACCAATCAGGCGGGTCGGGTGTTCAAGACCCCGCAGATAGCCAAATCGGATGCCCCCGTGGTGGAGCAGATCAAGCGCTGTGGCGGCATCATAATGCTCGTGTCCAACACTCCCGAGCTGTGTCTGCTGTGGGAGACGTACAACAATGTAACGGGGCAGACCAAGAATCCGTACGATCTGAAGCGCACGCCGGGTGGCTCCTCGGGCGGGGAGGCGGCCCTGCTGGCGAGCGGAGCCTCGCTGCTGGGCCTCACGTCGGACATTGGCGGCTCCTCGCGACTGCCGGCCATGTTCAGTGGCATCTGGGGCCACAAGCCCACGCCGTATGCCGTCTCGTTCCGGGGCCATCATCCGACGAGCGATTTCCCCAAATGGGGAGACTTTTTCACCATCGCTCCGATGACGCGGTACGCCAAGGATCTGCCGCTCCTGCTCAAGTGCATGAGCGATCCGACGGGACCGAAGCTGACGCTGGACAAGGAGATCAGTGCCCACGGCATCCGGTTCTTCTTCATGGACAACGACGGGCCCTCAGGCATGATGCGGCCGCTCAGCCGGGACCTGCATGCGGCCATCAATCGGGTGGCCAGCGACTTCAATGCCGAGCGGGTGAACATTCGGAAGATGAAGTGGTCCCTGGACATCTCCCTGTCGGCGATGCTCACCATGAAGAACATCGAGACCATTTACCACAAGACCGAGGAGGGGGAGCAGCCCAAGACCGTGTGCAAGGAGACGGTCAAGTACTTCTTCGGCTGCTCGGACAGCATTCTGCCGTCGGTGATATTCGGCCACCTGCAGAACTTCATGAAGATCATTCCCAACTCGCGGCACAAGCATCTGGCCAGCATCATTGAGGCGCTCAAGACTGAATTCAAGGAGATGCTCGGCAACGACGGCGTCTTCCTCTACCCGACCTTCCCAAACACGGCGCACCAGCACTACCAGATCTACCACAAGCTGCTGGAGCCCATGTACATGGCCATCTTCAATACGCTGGGCCTGCCGGTGACCAACTGCATGATCGGCCTGGATCACCGCAATCTGCCCATGGGCATTCAAGTGGTGGCCAATCCCGGCCAGGATCATCTCTGTCTGGCCGTGGCCCGTGAGATGGAGCGCCGCTACGGCGGCTGGGTGCGTCCTCCCTCCGAGGATAGccacagtagcagcagcaacagcaacggagGGGGCAACGGAGGGGGCAACggggcaagcagcagcagcaagcagcgtGGCTAGCCATCCTGCGGGCGCAAAGGCTTTGTCCCTACGTGATTCTTTTGTACTTCGTTTTGTTTGTAGCTAATTGTATGTAAAATGGTCCATCATTTAGGAAACCTTTAGAAAGAGACTTTGAACGGACTTAGACAAAGCACAGTTATCAGCTGAAGCAGCGCCCGAATTCAGTTGAATGGAATCCCCAATCGCCCCCTCTACCGCACACATCATCTTTAGAGCCTCTTCGAAATTCCACGTCTCGAACTTCATTCTCCATTGTACTATtgtattaaattattaaatgtcAACCAATCTCCAATCTTTTACATCGTATTATCTAACTCTATACACTATCTATGTAAATATTCCCCCTAGCTTCTAAGTCTTAGGTTTATGCCCCACTCATGGCAAagatcgataaaaaaaaacaccattctgtatgtattgtatgtgaatatttttgtagcagtcaCTGTCGAATCAACGAAAAACCGACAACTCTTTTGGCCCAAGAACAAAATGTGTTGAATAAACATAAACAGAAAACTAACCGAAAATTCACAACTAATTTATAAGACTTCTATGGCGCAATACCCCAAAAAGAAGTTGGCCTCCGCTCGAAGCTGCTTAGCTGGGCATCGGCCAGACAGCGGGCCACGGGGGGAGATCGGAGTTCCAACTGCATGGAAAATTGGGCTCAGTATCTACGAAAATACAGCTACTGGGGAGACAATACATCTGCAATATCTGCGCAAACAAACAAGTAAGTAACTAACTACTAGCGCTACTAGTGCAGGCAAGCATTATAAACGGTTCCACTTGGCTGGCTCCCGAGCACGGAGACCAGCGGAACCTGCACACTGGAAAAAATTAATGTTATTCAAGAAGAAAAACCCATCCCCACAGGGAATTGTGACTTTTTTCGAAAGATATCATTTTGGAACCAAAGAACCTCTACACTGAAACAAAATTCATAATACTCTAAGGAGATAAAAGGCATGGTTTTTTTGCAAATCATTCTGACATTTTTACAGCTATTACTTGGTGTCAATTTCATGGcacataaataatattaattatggCCAAGAGtggcatttatttttatgatttacagattttgtattttctgtgTTGGTTCCAGGCTGGCCAATTCTTATCTCAAAAGGCTTAATCGTGCGCATGCGCAGCCGTTTCCCAGCCTCAAATGCATTTCTGTCATTTCTGAGTTTCTGCCGAAATTTAGACAGATTTTACTGGCCAGGCCCCAGGCGCAGAGCGCAGAGCACAGGCACTTGCCGCATTTAGCATTGCATTTGGTTAGTTTTTTTGAGTTtctattacaaaaaaaaacattgtgtgtgttgttgtgtgctgtgtgtttttttggcttttggagTAGCTCAAGGTTTTGCCAATATGGCTTGCGCAAttccgctgctgccgccgccactatGAACGTGTTATTTGGCCAAAACATCGGAGGTAACTTCAAATTCTTGCTTAAGAATGTGGTGGCCGTTGGGGTGGGGGCGCTCTGAAATGCTCTGGCCAATGCCATTCGAAAACCTGGTGAAGATTATCTTGTGTCTTGAAAAATTAGGTGAAAACCTTTTCATTTGTCTTCAATCGAGAAGGAGGAGGGAGAGGCCTTACGAGGGGAAAACCAAGCAGCATGACGACCAAATTGATGAAAACATCAAGTCAAGCTTCCACTACCTGTTGAGCCGTTGAATTAGCTGGAAGCAGAGACAGCTCCAGAGCCTCTCTTTGtctttgctctctccctcgctggaACGTGTGTTCCAGCTGCTTACCTGGAACCACTGGCTGAGAGCGCGTTTCAGAGAGCAGAAACAGTTTCAAATGTCAGCTAAGCGCGGGACTGAGAGAATCTGGAAACTGTACAAAACGTCGAGCCCAGGGGCGAACGGGGGTGCCAGCGCCTACCTGCTGTACTGATCTTAGTAATATATAGTTTACAAATAAACACATATCTCGCTCTGCCACTGATAGACTGCTCTTGACACTAATAATTGTTTGTGGAAATTGTATAGAAAACCCTCCCTCAATACAGTCCAGTCCGCCCCTGACTGACCAATCTCAAGTATGTGCTCTTATCAATTGTTGTTGGCGTTTGCCTTGGATGCGATGCCGAATTTACAGCCGAAGTCAGCAATTGCTGACAGGCAGAGCaacggagagagggagagaccgGAGAGAGACTGCTCTGACCGGAGAAGCGGAAATGTCATTCCAGTCTTTCGGCATTCCAGCCAAGCCTGGCCATGGCTACGGCTACGTCGGCCGAGCATGGCATTTCATCGTTCATTTAAAAACTGAATCGAGCAGCGAGCGGTTGTGCTTGTCCCAAACGCAGTCCCCTAGTCTTATATCTATCTATAAGTAGCTGTACCGCCAGTCTGACTGTACCAATAATTGGAACCCTTGAACTCTACGCATTTGAGGTGACAAATCAAACTGCATATTTGTTTACCGTGATCTACGTAGAGAGATTAAAACTGTGTCGATTACCGTGTTAAATCAACTGAATATCAAGTGTGATCTTAACCCCGTAAGACTCAGACACGTGCTACTAACGGATTCCCATTCCGTTAGTCGCCCGATTCTATATGCAATCTGTTCGATGCCACGTGCTTGCTCCACACGCAACGTGTTGGCAGAGGCGAAAGATTACTATATTTTAGCCTAGATTAACTGCGATTGAGACAGGCACGCTCCAGCTTGGTTTTCTCGACAAACTCTATATTTAATGCTGAATCTATGTACATAGTCCAGAAAGTTACTAAATTTACTTGTAGCAGCTGCAGGAACAATTCTAAATTATGTATACTTAGGCGAGCATTTAAACTTTAATGCTTAACATAAACAATTTTCGATGAAGAAAAACAATATgaagaaatggaaaatgtgatGGCGTGGGGCACGTGTCAAGAAGTTAGAGAAGATTACTTCTCTTTGACAGGCTGGGCCTTGCGGGTCTTTGGCTCGGGGGGATCAATCAGGTTGCCGTGGCGCACAACATCGATGTGGCCCAGACGTATCATTTTCTCCTCCCAAACGGATATGGCTTTTCTGCAAAATAAAACATTAGCAAATGGTGTACACGTTAACTGAGCATAACCCACTTGTAGATCTCGAGCTCCTTGCGTGTTTCTTGAATGTAGACGGCCTTTTCGGCATCGGAGAGGCGGGACCACTTGGCCGTCGTCTTCTGATGCCACTCACGGTACGTTTGCTGTGGCGTTTGCGGGGTATTCACGCGCTCACTGATGATGAAGCGCAGGAAGGCTGAGGCCGGCTTCTTGGGGCGTCCAAGTTCTTTGACCCGCTTGCGCAGCTGCCGGCGCTCTTTGGCTTCGCCAATGTCCTTCTTCAGCTGCTTGATGCCGGCACGCTGCTCGTCGGTTAGCGTAGCGTCGTACTTTGTGCGCTGCTCAAGGTAAACCTGCTGGTCCTTCTTAAACTCCACCTGTAGACGCTCCTTCAGATTGGTATCTGCATCCACCCAGCTCTTTGCCAGTTGACGAACCACCTCAATGGTGGTTATGGTCGGATTTGTAGCTATCAGCTTTGGTCGCATCTCACGCATGAATCGGAAATAGGGGGTCAGCGGCTTCTTGGGGCGGGGAGGAAGCCCCACTTGCTCCTCGACTGTCTTTGACTGTTGAACGGGACTGTTGCTGAGGTTGGCAACGGCTAGGGGTCTGTTGGCGCAGGTTGTTGTGGGTGTAAATTGTTTGTCGATTTGAATAGGAACTGCAGATGAGTCTTGATTTTTGGCTACAACTTGCCTGACTTTGTTGATTAGCGACCCGATGATGGACCCCCGCGACAGTAGCGTTGTTGTAAAGATCATTTTTAGGATTTGTTCTCCTGCTGTGGCGCTTTGAACAGACTTCTGTAGCTTCTTTACTTTGTACTACAGATATTGTTGTCGACTGAAAAGGCACAGAAAacttgttgcttttgttgttaataAGATTTACGTAAAAAATGCGGCATTTGATGGATGTAGAGCTGCCACCTTGTCGTTAGTTTTACAGTAAACATCGCCTCGACTTACAGCGATAGCTTCGATATATTCACGAAGCTGCAGAGTTGCCATGTTacagctgttgctgcctgcAGTTAACCTGAAATTTATTATTGGCGAGACTTTATTGTTTAAAAAACCCAGGATAAACGGCCTACTCAAGATGACCAACAATGATGCAGCAGTAGAAGCTCCTAGTTCGAGTCGTGCTAGCTCCAGTAAACAGCAGCCCAAATTGGAAATCACCGAGAAAGTGCGCGTCCTTTGCCTTCACGGATACCGCCAAGACGGGGATGCGTTCAAAAACAAATTAGGATCATTCCGAAAATTTACTTCAAAATATGCCGAATTTGTGTTCATCTCTGCGCCGCACATTGCAGCACCGCTAGAGTCCGCCGCCGAGCCGGTTCCAGAGCAGCGCAGTTGGTGGGCCAACAAAGATGATGGCACATTCAAGGGCACCAACAAGGGGGGACCGGCTTTTGGCTTCCAAGACAGTCTGCGCCTTGTGGAAGAGGCCTGGAAGACGCAAGGACCGTTCCAAGGACTCCTTGGGTTTTCCCAAGGGGCCTGCTTCGTCGGTTTGATTTGCGgtctggccaaaaaaaagtgTAAGTAGATCTTGATCGGACGAATTCATCAAAAGTCGGATAATATCAATCGTCTACCCTTCTAGTGACCTCCATCCGGCCTGAGTTTGCTGTGCTTTCCTCGGGCTTTGTGTCCGGCAGCCTGGTGCATATGAGTGCCTACGAAGAGCCTGTCAGCATACCCACCCTCCATATCTATGGCTCAAGCGATGAAATCATACCCAAAGACATGAGCGCATTGCTGGCGTCACACTTCAAGAACGTCGAGGTTCTGGAGCACGGCGGCGGCCACTACTTTCCGGCCACGGCGCAGCAGAAACAGACCTACATCAACTTCTTTCAAGATAGGCTGCAGGAGTACTTGGAGCATttggagctgcagcagagcagcagtgTCTCGTTCATCGAGAGCGGGGCGGaggacaacgacgacgatggcgatgCCAACGATGCTGAGGTGGCCGCTGCAACGGCGGCCGCCGGCTCGGATCTGGACGATAGTGATTAGCtgattttgtttctttcttcgtttttaataataattaaatcttattattacaaaaataataatttgattataaattataataaaatagTTAGGAGCCCAATAATTTTGTTGAAATATTCACCGTTTTCACTGCTTTTCTGGCTGTAGTAGGATTTAGTATTGAGGATTGCAATAGCTTTGAACTTTTTTTATGActgtgtatttttttcttcaaCAAATTCGTATAAATTccataaaaaagaaacaaataaattgtggGTAAAGGTTAAAGCCGAATATTTAAAATCCCATTCCAAGAGTACAATAATTTTGTATTAGAATCAGTATTGTTCCTTGctaaaaaaacaacgaaaaaatgCATATTTAGCTATTGTGGCTGCAGATGTTGTTGGTTTGACTGTAGTTGATGCGGTTTTCAGAGAGTAGAAATCGTAGTACAATTCGAAACATATTGCATTGCATCGAGCGCTTGACTCttcgtgttttttgtttttcttcttgtaTATTTGTATGGGACAAGCGagagcaacagcgacagcgtaGACCTAGATCTAGATCTGATAGTAGTTGCCCCAGTTTGTCTGGAGACTAGTTATCCCTCGCATGCAACGGATAGCAGGGACATGCctgtgactgctgctgctgttgctcatgATGGATGTTGTGTATGGTTTGGGATTCTATTTTATGCGACTGCCTCCTGTCCGTTTGAGGCTTCTTGGTTTTTCATCACTTCTGGTAAGTCGGGTGGAGCTGAGTATGGCGTCATATCCAGTGTTTCAAAGTCGCCCATATCGTTCctagaaaaaagaaaagaagcaaCTTCCATCAGATCCAGCTGCTAATCAGTGTCTCAACCCATTCAATGGCTTCGGCTCGAAGGGGAGCAGGGACACGTGCACAGACAGCTGATAACCTGCTTATCAGCGATTCTCGAGCGAGCTTCCTACCTGAATGTCAAGCCCAGTTGCGCCGGCGACTGTGCCTTCGCCGTGGATACCGTCACGCCGTACTCCTGCAACGTGCTGTCATCCTCCATAATGTCGTTGTCCTGGTTGTATAACCGCTGATCGACGACTTGTACTTTTAGAATGCCtaaaaaaccaatcaaatTACTTAATAATCAATCTTTGTTTTCATGCAAACTACAACAAATGAAACAACGAACAAATCGCTGCTCTATAAATAGGAACAAACAAGAATACACCGACACACGCTCGCTCACCTTCAATCATACGTTTCAGCTCGGCAACGGTAGTGTTCTCCTTCGCATCCGTGAAAATCGTCGTCTTTTGCCTTCTGATCATGAGGAACACGTCCTGTAAGGGAGGAGAGTGGCATTAGCAAAAGGTTCGTTTCGGTCAAAGTTCAGTGATTCAACCAGcggcagcgacgacgacgacagcgcGAGGCACGGTACGGCACTTTTGTATGTCACGATTATTCACTCGGCACGTCCGCGTGTGCGTGCCTGTATGTGTGAgcgtgtacatatgtatatgatgcGCCGAAAGTCGTCGTCCTGCAGCTGCTCAAGGGCCGGGGCCGGCTTTGGGGGCACGCTCACCATGTTGCcaaaagtttgttttgttaGTTGCCTTTTGTTTACTACTGCAAGTGCGAGAAGGTTACTACAACTacgttgttgttgctactgctgctgtgctgttgtTGGCGCTGGACGATACTTCTGGTGGCGTGGGCGGCGCTTCCTTTGGCGGCGGTTCGATCGGCTGGATTTTATCTATTATGCCACCCCCTTGGCAGAGCGCTACTACTACAATCTCGTGATCCTTGTGAAGGGTTTGTAGGTCCAGTTTGTGCCAATTTTAAGACGTGCAACAGCTTTCCGCTCTTTTCCCCGCACTTGTAAGTTTTCGTTTTTACGATTTTGTCAGGCCTATTCTGTTCAGTgaccgaccctcagaaatataccgaaactaCGTcacatatttcaaaatataccgtaaatatactgacgaattatttgtattcaagTTGCATCATATTCTTCGTTTtggatattccgtggaatattataTTACTATTTCTACAAGACTGGTTACCTTTTAGTTCTCATCTCCACTGGTTTGTTTATAATATATGGGTTAAGCCAAACCAGTCAACAAAAATTTCCACTAAACTTATTTCCTTACATGGTAGCTACACGCTAACTACACATGTGCTACAAACTAACTACATGTTCATGTAATTACCAAAGGCGACACCTGCAGGGGAAATGTGTatgtttcaaaaatgtttgcccGTTTTTCTTCCATATAAGCCCcatggaagcgccagtgtATAAAACCTCCGTTATCCACTTTTTGACACGCCTTTATTCCCGACATTTATGAACAAATTGAGTTCGATCCGATTCAGTAATCAATGTGGACTGGGAAAAGGCTCTAAGTGGCATTTCTACACGGTTTCTACATTGGTGCATTCGTCTAGAGGGTGAGTCCATAACGCGTCTTAAAAAATACTGGAAGATACTATGAAAAGTATAAAATTTCCAAGGTGCGTGAGCTAGACGTGGTGGCAAGaaaatcagtgtgaccgcggacttatcgttaaaatataccgtcgacCGTCAGAAATATAGCGAAATATAAATTctcttttcaaaatataccgtaaatatacccaTGAAAAAACTAACAGTCCAGTTTaacgacttgaggtaaatgcCGAAAAATATTACTGTTTATAATAATAGGAACCGtattcctcgatttttatattcgatttgatatTACTACTTATACCTAAACCCATAACACTACTAATTAATCAGTTTGCTgttaaaatacatttaatttcgTATTGCTGTAGCCCTGGTTCACCGCAAAAAAGGGGCTAAAAGATACCTAACCAACTGTCAGTGTCACTTTTTTCCCCGTCTGCTTGTTGCCACGAAATGGTTTTGCTGGACAATTCGAACGTAAATAAATGAAAGATACTTGAAATTCAGACGAAATAACTAACGAAACTTGCTTACAGTTCATACTCCGCTTGGAGAAGATTGCCAATGCGGCCAAGAAAGATTCTTCTTTCACAGTAACATTCAAACGCTGTAAGTATCGCACACTAGCTGATTCCATTCCACACCTGCATTCGAATTAGTAATAATCTCCCATTATCACTTCCAGACGATGGCAACAACAAACCCGTGCCTAGAGCTGGAAGACCACCGTTACCCAAGCCAGATGTCTACATGTGTCTGGTGCGAGCCCAGTGCAAGTCGCAAAAGGTAAGTGTACGCCAAAGTCCTTACAATATTAGCGTTAATTGGAAATTTTTCGACAGATTTCCACAGTTGTGCGCCAGGAGGATGTACCCACCATGATGGGAATGTACTCGCAGTTCATGAAGAGCAAAATGGACGGCCTGAAACGTGTAAAGAAAGTGAAGAGCAAGGCCAAAGCGACCAAGGGATAGTCGGGGGCTTGAGAAATTCGGGGTTTAGGTACAAATATTATTTGCCTGTTTGCCAGGTTATTCGttttaaatgcatttgcaACCGTATGTGTATTTGTTTCGCTTGTTATTGAACTATTATAATACGATGGAACGAGGGTAGAGATCTCTTTGGACGCACAAATCTAGCAGCCACTTGGGCAATCTGTTGTTCCTTAGCCCGTAAATGTGCTTTGGTCTTATCAGATCCACGAAGGCATACAGATCTGGGATGAATTCTTTCTCCCCTAGCAGCGCGTCGTCAATGTACAAGATATCAATGCCTTCGCCAAGGGCACGATGAAAAGATGCACAGGCTTTGGGCAGAAAATCCAAATATTCAGACAATTCATCCACAATCAGAGTTCTCGTGTGTCCATCTGTAATTAAAGTCTGCAATGGGTACTTGAAAGACCATCATTTACAGGATAGACTCACTCTCTATGCAGTACATGGTCATGTTCATCCCGTCTTTGCTTTTTCCTACTGGTATCAGCGTCAAAGTGATCTTCGTTTGATCGAAGGTCACTTCAGTCGGTTTGTTGGGACTTATGACTTGACGAGTGCAGTATTTGTAGACTTCTTTACAATTGTCCTGCGATCGCAGCCGAAGCATATGCTCCTCGGAGCCAATGATGCATGCGCACCATTCGGTGGGCACAACATGCTCTTTGAAGGCGGCTGACGTCAAGACAAGCGCTCCGTTGTGCTAAAAAACCAAGATTGGGAATGTATATGATTGATGATCGACATTACTTACCTGTTCGAAGGGTCCATACTTTTTTTGGGCATCTAAAATCAGCGGCTGACCAAGATCATTCAAAAACATATTCatgcagtgtgaccgcggatttatcttTAAACTATACGGTCCGGCCCTcgtaaatataccaaaatataccgtctctgttaaaaaatataccgtaaaaatACTGACGAAgtcaagttctattatacatattcctcaatttttatattccgtcgaatattactagctatatagatctctcagccatgcccatataattttatacagttaatgaacctattttctaattgactggtttaaacacttgcttttattggatttctatataacaatggaaatgaaatttaatagattgatgagaTCGGTAAAATATACCGATACTAAGAAATATAACGATGAAAAAGCAATCTTAGGCCTCTTAACCCCCTTTATTTCAACAGGTGAACAAATtgtttgtaaatatttgtagatCCATTTTAGCCTTTCTCTTTTACTTATAAAAAACTCAcgatattcctcgatttttatATTCGGCTTAATATTCCTTTCACCTGACCATCGACAAGGAGGGTTACTAGACTCTAGATAATTCTCGTTTTTGTTAGGTCTAAGAAAGATATATACATGCTTTCcactttcttttttatttatacccAGCTAAACCAATAAccatactgtatggttagtggctAAACTCAGTGCCATACAGCCACAAATCCAATACGGATATCGATAACAGACATGGAATAGTtatcgaatttgaattttagatttcaattcaaagataaaacaaagttttgatttgtgtttagTAGAATTTATCTTTATAAGTATACGGGTTTCTTTAAACTGTTCTTCTCCgttaaacatacatacatatactgtTTTTCTCTATTATCTATCACAATGAATATTTGTGTACGCGTGTTTAAATGTGTGTCTTTGTCATAGAATTTGGATCACGTTACATATTGGGAACAATCAAATTGACTTATGCTAGCAATAAACTCGTTTACGAACAACTTTACACGCATATGTAATGTAtaaatttttccattttgcgGTTGGAACAAAGACAGTCTTGTACAATATCCGAAAGGATTGTTCTCGAACCGGCTACACATCCGATA contains:
- the LOC6896789 gene encoding uncharacterized protein, with product MNMFLNDLGQPLILDAQKKYGPFEQHNGALVLTSAAFKEHVVPTEWCACIIGSEEHMLRLRSQDNCKEVYKYCTRQVISPNKPTEVTFDQTKITLTLIPVGKSKDGMNMTMYCIENFNYRWTHENSDCG